In Carya illinoinensis cultivar Pawnee chromosome 9, C.illinoinensisPawnee_v1, whole genome shotgun sequence, the following are encoded in one genomic region:
- the LOC122277690 gene encoding kinesin-like protein KIN-5B: MSLTPDQSKKVGSGMTPSPHPFLTPHPERRRMDPRMVEWNSNRQDRDKESNVQVLLRCRPLSDDEQRLNVPRVISCNEHKREVTVLQNVANKQIDRVFTFDKVFGPKAQQRSIYDQAISPIVNEVLEGFNCTVFAYGQTGTGKTYTMEGGMRNKGGDLPAEAGVIPRAVRQIFDMLETQNADYSMKVTFLELYNEEITDLLAPEDNSRSTEDRQKKPISLMEDGKGCVVIRGLEEVAVYSVSEIYTLLEQGASKRRTADTLLNKHSSRSHSIFTITVHVKEATVGDEELIKCGKLNLVDLAGSENISRSGAREGRAREAGEINKSLLTLGRVINALVEHSAHIPYRDSKLTRLLRDSLGGKTKTCIIATISPSAHCLEETLSTLDYAFRAKNIKNKPEANQKMSKAVLLKELYLEIERMKQDVRAAREKNGVYIPHERFAREEAEKKAKNEKIEQLENDLNLSEKQVDTFRELYLTEQEQKLHLESDLKECKINLENSNKSLLDLQENYLLAITTLKEKEFIISKLLCSEKSLVERAKELRTNLQDATEDISSLFAKLEQKDKMEAENQSMVLNFGSQLDQGLKDLHRTILGSVSQQQQHLRCMEEHVRSYLASKCDVTQELELRVKKMTETYTSGAATLKELANTLQRKAASDMEQINSTISKQAMAVENLLITLVLEAKEVIGDIQNSLDEQKQLLAFSSQQQEEGLQRSLVSAQVISKATMSFFNNIHNRASKVMSILDENQIERSHQLINFEENFKEEAAREEKLALEKIARILETLTSKKTYMVSKASRNIQDSSIQENTRLKHEISKMQQVSNVAKEELTEYVEKVESHFMEDTFSAAESRTVMEDCLYECSNRVDYSGKQWENAQSSLNSLNKIGISDIESTIMENIYANHFAHEEFVSASSSVNADLDATACDILVAVKDSLILDRENKKEIDSMTTLCLDQLKLTQEKHGGSMSNIRSQAEKCLVKDYLVDEHTSATPKKRDIAVPSLASIEEMRTPIFEIENKDNNTSEDGLKWAVTESKIPHLAASPVLHRTPFADINRFVPSKTT; the protein is encoded by the exons ATGTCACTCACTCCTGATCAATCTAAGAAAGTGGGATCGGGGATGACACCGTCTCCCCATCCTTTTCTTACCCCTCACCCTGAACGGCGGCGTATGGACCCAAGAATGGTAGAATGGAACTCAAACCGTCAGGACAGGGATAAAGAGAGCAATGTTCAAGTTTTGCTAAGATGCAG GCCTTTAAGTGATGATGAGCAAAGGTTGAACGTGCCGAGGGTGATATCATGTAATGAACACAAAAGAGAAGTCACTGTTTTGCAAAACGTAGCTAATAAGCAAATAGATAGAGTTTTCACCTTTGACAAG GTTTTTGGCCCCAAAGCACAGCAAAGGTCTATATATGACCAGGCAATTTCACCAATTGTTAATGAAGTCCTTGAGGGATTCAACTGCACTGTCTTTGCATATGGGCAGACTGGCACTGGAAAAACATATACAATGGAGGGTGGGATGAGAAACAAG GGTGGGGATTTGCCTGCGGAGGCTGGAGTTATTCCAAGGGCAGTTCGTCAAATTTTTGATATGCTGGAGACACAGAATGCTGACTATAGCATGAAGGTGACATTTTTGGAACTGTACAATGAAGAAATAACTGATTTACTGGCTCCCGAAGACAATTCAAGATCAACTGAAGATAGACAAAAGAAACCCATTTCCCTGATGGAGGATGGAAAGGGTTGTGTGGTTATAAGAGGCCTTGAGGAGGTAGCCGTGTACAGTGTGAGTGAAATTTATACTCTCTTGGAACAAGGGGCATCCAAAAGGCGTACTGCAGACACCTTGTTAAACAAGCACAGCAG CCGTTCTCATTCCATCTTTACCATTACTGTCCATGTAAAAGAAGCAACTGTTGGTGATGAGGAGCTAATTAAATGCGGCAAGCTTAATCTTGTTGATTTGGCAGGATCGGAGAATATATCTCGCTCAGGTGCACGAgag GGTCGGGCAAGAGAAGCAGGGGAGATAAACAAAAGCTTACTCACCCTAGGTCGTGTTATAAATGCACTTGTGGAACATTCTGCTCATATACCTTACAG GGATAGCAAACTTACCAGGCTGTTAAGAGACTCCTTAGGGGGCAAAACAAAAACTTGCATCATCGCTACAATTTCTCCTTCTGCTCATTGTTTGGAAGAAACTCTAAGCACTTTAGATTACGCCTTCCGTGCCAAAAACATAAAGAACAAGCCTGAG GCCAATCAAAAAATGTCCAAGGCTGTGTTGCTTAAGGAATTGTATTTGGAAATTGAGAGAATGAAACAAG ATGTTCGAGCAGCAAGGGAAAAGAATGGTGTTTATATTCCGCATGAAAGGTTTGCCCGAGAAGAAGCTGAAAAGAAG GCGAAGAATGAGAAGATTGAGCAATTGGAGAATGATCTCAACCTCAGCGAAAAA CAAGTGGATACATTTCGTGAGCTCTATTTAACTGAGCAAGAACAGAAACTGCATTTGGAAAGTGACCTCAAAGAATGCAAG ATAAATCTGGAAAACAGTAACAAGTCGTTGCTTGATCTTCAAGAAAACTACCTGTTAGCCATCACAACATTGAAGGAAAAGGAGTTTATCATTTCCAAACTGCTATGCTCAG AAAAATCTTTAGTTGAACGTGCAAAGGAATTGCGCACCAATCTGCAGGATGCAACAGAGGATATATCTTCACTGTTTGCAAAATTAg AACAGAAAGACAAGATGGAAGCAGAGAACCAGAGCATGGTTTTGAATTTTGGTTCTCAGCTGGATCAGGGCTTAAAAGACCTGCACAGGACCATCCTGGGATCGGTTTCTCAACAACAGCAGCATTTAAGATGCATGGAAGAACATGTCCGCTCATATCTTGCTAGCAAATGTGAT GTAACACAGGAGCTTGAATTAAGAGTTAAGAAAATGACAGAGACTTATACATCAGGAGCAGCAACCTTGAAGGAGCTTGCCAATACGCTGCAAAGGAAAGCTGCCTCAGACATGGAGCAGATAAATTCTACAATCTCAAAGCAGGCAATGGCAGTTGAGAAT TTGCTTATAACTTTGGTTTTGGAGGCCAAGGAGGTTATTGGTGACATCCAAAACTCTCTTGATGAACAAAAACAGTTGCTGGCTTTCTCCAGTCAGCAACAGGAGGAG GGGTTACAGCGCAGTTTGGTTTCAGCACAAGTAATTTCAAAGGCAACCATGAGCTTCTTTAATAACATTCACAATCGTGCTTCTAAAGTAATGTCAATACTTGACGAAAACCAAATTGAGAGATCCCACCAATTAATAAACTTTGAGGAGAATTTTAAG GAGGAGGCTGCTAGAGAAGAAAAACTGGCTTTGGAGAAAATTGCGAGAATATTAGAAACCTTGACATCTAAGAAAACATATATG gtcTCAAAGGCATCAAGGAACATCCAGGACTCAAGTATACAAGAGAACACAAGATTGAAGCATGAGATTTCCAAGATGCAGCAAGTTTCAAATGTTGCTAAGGAGGAGTTGACTGAATATGTGGAAAAGGTGGAAAGTCATTTCATGGAAGACACATTCTCAGCCGCTGAGTCCAGGACTGTCATGGAAGATTGTCTTTATGAGTG CTCAAATAGAGTGGATTATTCTGGGAAGCAGTGGGAAAATGCACAGTCGTCCTTAAATAGTCTTAATAAGATTGGTATTTCAGATATTGAGTCTACTATAAT ggaaaatatatatgcaaatcATTTTGCACATGAAGAATTTGTGTCTGCGTCGTCCTCGGTAAATGCAGACCTTGATGCTACAGCCTGTGACATTCTTGTAGCTGTTAAAG attcGTTGATCCTGGATCGTGAAAATAAGAAGGAAATAGACTCTATGACAACCTTGTGCTTGGATCAGCTTAAACTGACACAGGAAAAGCACGGTGGAAGTATGTCTAATATCCGTAGCCAAGCAGAAAAGTGCCTCGTAAAAGATTATTTG GTCGATGAGCATACTAGCGCAACACCTAAGAAGCGTGATATAGCAGTGCCAAGTTTGGCATCCATTGAGGAGATGAGAACACCAATCTTTGAAATCGAAAACAAAGATAATAATACTTCAGAGGATGGGTTGAAATGGGCCGTCACTGAAAGCAAGATCCCGCATCTAGCAGCCTCACCTGTGCTTCACAGAACTCCCTTTGCTGATATCAATCGATTTGTACCTTCGAAGACAACATGA
- the LOC122276734 gene encoding zinc finger protein ZAT11-like — protein MAMKRMREDHGGKLESLDIADCLMLLSHGFAAKTTKPKTSSKVDVFECKTCNRQFPSFQALGGHRASHKRPRLMGPEEEQRDQDGNKLQTSGKKPKMHECSICGLKFAMGQALGGHMRRHRTHDVGAKVPVAVMKRSNSSKRVVCSLDLNLTPLENDLKLLFGKMAPKVDLRLMI, from the coding sequence ATGGCcatgaagagaatgagagaaGATCATGGAGGCAAATTAGAGAGCTTAGACATTGCGGATTGTCTGATGCTGCTGTCTCATGGCTTCGCAGCAAAGACGACCAAGCCCAAAACATCCTCGAAGGTTGATGTCTTTGAGTGCAAGACTTGTAATCGCCAATTCCCATCGTTTCAAGCTCTGGGTGGCCACCGAGCCAGTCACAAGAGGCCGAGATTAATGGGGCCGGAAGAAGAACAGAGAGATCAAGATGGGAACAAATTGCAGACGTCAGGGAAGAAACCAAAGATGCATGAGTGCTCCATTTGTGGGCTGAAGTTTGCGATGGGGCAGGCTCTGGGTGGTCATATGAGGCGGCACAGGACTCATGATGTCGGCGCAAAAGTGCCGGTGGCGGTGATGAAAAGATCTAATAGCAGTAAGAGGGTTGTCTGCAGCTTGGACTTGAACTTGACACCTTTGGAGAACGATTTGAAGTTGTTATTTGGGAAGATGGCTCCTAAAGTCGATCTTCGTTTGATGATTTGA